The Ornithinimicrobium faecis genome includes a window with the following:
- a CDS encoding alpha/beta hydrolase, whose product MRVRTRAGGRGRLSRLAVGGAVLALLATGCTGAPGTEAVDRPASSADGGEASADDGGSSSDDGQSTSDDGASTGSAAPAEVPEGLEEFYEQELAWESCDGGECATLTVPINYEEPDGDTIELSLLRVPAGDSKQGSLVVNPGGPGGSGVDYATQAGLVVSDGVREHFDIVGFDPRGVARSAPIECFDDAQMDDYLGADPTPDDAAEEEASTELVKNFAAACEENGGELLGHVSTVEVARDMDVLRAALGEDQLDYLGASYGTFIGATYAELFPASVGRFVLDGAIDPTMSGKDMGLGQAAGFEQATREYVQSCVDGGDCPLGDDVDSGMEGITTFLDELDANPLPLDGDAAGELTEGWGVLGIIVAMYDEGAWPILTQALRAAQDGDPTTLMFLANIYAGRSSDGVYDGNSMQAITAVNCLDRAAEPELDRDQVLAEFEEVAPTFGRYLAGEGACAYWPVEAQTVLEDYDGEGAAPIVVIGTTRDPATPYEWAESLADTLSSGVLISYDGDGHTAYGRSNDCVDGAVDAYLTEGTVPEDGLSC is encoded by the coding sequence ATGCGCGTGAGGACCAGGGCCGGAGGCCGGGGACGGCTGAGTCGGCTTGCTGTGGGCGGTGCCGTGCTGGCGCTGCTGGCCACCGGGTGCACCGGTGCGCCGGGCACCGAGGCGGTCGATCGTCCGGCCAGCTCGGCCGATGGGGGCGAGGCCTCCGCCGACGACGGGGGCAGCTCCAGTGACGACGGGCAGAGCACGAGTGACGACGGGGCCAGCACGGGCAGCGCCGCTCCTGCGGAGGTTCCGGAGGGGCTCGAGGAGTTCTACGAGCAGGAGCTGGCCTGGGAGAGCTGTGACGGTGGCGAGTGCGCCACGCTGACCGTCCCCATCAACTATGAGGAGCCGGACGGTGACACCATCGAGCTCTCCCTGCTGCGGGTCCCGGCGGGCGACAGCAAGCAGGGCTCCCTCGTGGTCAACCCCGGTGGTCCCGGAGGCTCGGGTGTCGACTACGCCACGCAGGCAGGTCTGGTGGTCTCTGACGGCGTGCGGGAGCACTTCGACATCGTCGGGTTCGATCCGCGGGGCGTGGCCCGTTCGGCGCCCATCGAGTGCTTCGACGACGCCCAGATGGACGACTACCTCGGGGCCGATCCGACGCCGGACGATGCGGCCGAGGAGGAGGCGTCCACCGAGCTGGTGAAGAACTTTGCCGCCGCCTGTGAGGAGAACGGCGGCGAGCTGCTGGGTCACGTCTCGACGGTTGAGGTGGCCCGCGACATGGATGTGCTGCGGGCAGCGCTGGGGGAGGACCAACTCGACTACCTCGGGGCGTCCTATGGCACCTTCATCGGCGCGACGTATGCCGAGTTGTTCCCGGCCAGCGTGGGTCGTTTCGTGCTGGACGGCGCGATCGACCCCACCATGAGCGGCAAGGACATGGGCCTGGGCCAGGCCGCCGGCTTCGAGCAGGCCACCCGAGAGTATGTCCAGAGTTGCGTCGACGGCGGCGACTGCCCGCTGGGCGATGACGTCGACTCCGGCATGGAGGGCATCACGACCTTCCTGGACGAGCTCGACGCCAATCCGCTCCCGCTCGACGGTGACGCTGCGGGCGAGTTGACCGAGGGCTGGGGTGTCCTCGGCATCATCGTGGCGATGTATGACGAAGGGGCCTGGCCGATCCTGACCCAGGCGCTGCGGGCCGCTCAGGACGGGGACCCGACCACGCTGATGTTCCTGGCCAATATCTATGCCGGTCGCTCCTCGGACGGTGTCTATGACGGCAACAGCATGCAGGCCATCACGGCGGTGAACTGCCTGGACCGCGCCGCGGAGCCAGAGCTCGATCGCGATCAGGTGCTGGCCGAGTTCGAGGAGGTCGCCCCCACGTTTGGGCGTTACCTCGCGGGCGAGGGGGCCTGCGCCTACTGGCCGGTGGAGGCACAGACCGTGCTCGAGGACTATGACGGTGAGGGCGCGGCACCGATCGTGGTGATCGGGACAACCCGCGACCCGGCGACTCCCTATGAGTGGGCGGAGTCCCTGGCCGACACCCTGTCCTCCGGTGTGCTGATCAGCTACGACGGTGACGGGCACACGGCATACGGCCGCTCCAATGACTGCGTCGACGGTGCCGTCGACGCCTATCTGACCGAGGGGACCGTCCCCGAGGACGGGCTGTCCTGCTGA
- a CDS encoding DNA polymerase III subunit delta' — protein sequence MSVFDELVGQAPLAEQLAHVAGHPGAMTHAWLFTGPPGSGRSKAARAFAAALQCEGGAAPGCGECQACRTILAGSHADLIVEATSETFIRVGRARELALAAGSRPTVGRWRVIIIEDADRLNDQAADALLKSLEEPPPRTVWMLCAPSLEDILVTIRSRCRHMRLRTPPVDDVAELLQRRDGVDAAMAHYAARAAQSHVGIARRLALNEQTRTRRHRVTAIPLRLTGLGAALAAAEELQSAATEGSTGTSSQESDEARATLLRQLGADPSARTQPPAIRSHLKEFDERQKRLARRQQHDTIDAALTDLTSVYRDALVLGTGAGVEAINSTEIEALRELARAFTPVQLLEALDAIGLARQRLIANGSPLLVLEAMMVTLILPRAGQGR from the coding sequence GTGAGCGTCTTCGACGAGCTGGTCGGGCAGGCGCCGCTGGCAGAGCAACTGGCGCACGTCGCCGGGCACCCGGGGGCGATGACGCACGCGTGGTTGTTCACCGGCCCCCCGGGATCCGGGCGATCCAAGGCGGCCCGTGCTTTCGCGGCTGCGCTGCAGTGTGAGGGTGGCGCTGCCCCCGGGTGCGGTGAGTGCCAGGCCTGCCGCACCATCCTCGCGGGCAGCCACGCCGACCTCATCGTGGAGGCCACCTCGGAGACTTTCATCCGGGTGGGGCGGGCGCGCGAGCTCGCCCTCGCGGCCGGGTCGCGTCCCACGGTCGGGCGCTGGCGAGTGATCATCATCGAGGACGCCGACCGGCTCAACGATCAGGCGGCCGACGCGCTGCTGAAGTCGCTGGAGGAGCCGCCGCCGCGCACGGTCTGGATGCTGTGCGCCCCCTCGCTGGAGGACATCCTGGTGACCATCCGGTCCCGCTGCCGCCACATGCGGCTGCGCACGCCTCCGGTCGACGATGTCGCCGAGCTGCTGCAACGACGTGACGGCGTCGATGCAGCCATGGCCCACTATGCCGCCCGCGCCGCGCAGTCCCACGTCGGCATCGCCCGTCGCCTGGCCCTCAACGAGCAGACGCGCACCCGACGCCACCGGGTGACCGCGATCCCGTTGCGACTGACCGGCCTCGGTGCCGCGCTCGCCGCCGCCGAGGAGCTGCAGAGCGCCGCCACCGAGGGCTCGACGGGGACCTCCAGCCAGGAGTCCGACGAGGCGCGGGCCACGTTGCTGCGCCAGCTGGGGGCGGACCCCTCAGCGCGCACCCAGCCACCGGCCATACGCTCGCACCTGAAGGAGTTCGACGAGCGGCAAAAGCGACTGGCCCGTCGGCAACAGCACGACACCATCGACGCCGCGCTGACCGACCTGACCTCGGTCTATCGTGACGCTCTGGTGCTCGGCACCGGCGCCGGTGTCGAGGCCATCAACTCGACTGAGATCGAGGCTCTGCGCGAGCTGGCCAGGGCTTTCACCCCGGTCCAGTTGCTGGAGGCGCTCGACGCGATCGGGCTGGCCCGGCAGCGCCTGATCGCCAACGGTTCGCCGTTGCTCGTGCTGGAGGCGATGATGGTCACGTTGATCCTCCCGCGAGCTGGCCAGGGCAGATGA
- the tmk gene encoding dTMP kinase, with translation MLSTSSSPTSPHPGLFVAFEGGDGAGKSTQSRLLRAALEAIGREVVLTREPGGTALGAAIREVLLHGDHVAPRAEALLFAADRAHHVATLVRPALERGAVVLTDRYMDSSIAYQGVARALRHDDIRDLSVWATEGLQPDLTVLLDVTPEQGRARRRGVHDRLEREEDAFHEAVRQGYLQRSEQDPARYLVLDASADPATLHTAVCRELAAHRPDLSALVPVREATPGGEPA, from the coding sequence GTGCTGTCAACCTCGTCCTCCCCGACGTCCCCTCACCCCGGGCTGTTCGTGGCGTTCGAGGGCGGCGACGGGGCGGGCAAGTCCACGCAGTCCCGACTCCTCCGCGCGGCTCTGGAGGCGATCGGGCGCGAGGTGGTCCTGACGCGTGAGCCCGGAGGCACCGCGCTCGGCGCAGCCATCCGAGAGGTCCTCCTGCACGGCGATCACGTCGCCCCTCGAGCCGAGGCGCTGCTCTTCGCCGCCGACCGTGCACATCACGTCGCCACCCTGGTCCGTCCGGCGCTGGAGCGGGGAGCGGTCGTGCTCACGGACCGTTATATGGACTCCTCGATCGCCTATCAGGGGGTCGCGCGGGCTCTGCGTCACGACGACATCCGTGACCTGTCCGTCTGGGCCACCGAGGGGCTGCAGCCCGACCTGACCGTCCTGCTGGATGTCACCCCCGAGCAGGGCCGGGCGCGCCGGAGGGGAGTGCATGACCGCCTGGAGCGCGAGGAGGACGCCTTCCACGAGGCGGTCCGACAGGGCTACCTGCAGCGGTCCGAGCAGGACCCAGCCCGCTACCTGGTCCTGGACGCGTCCGCTGACCCAGCCACGCTGCATACGGCTGTATGCCGTGAGCTGGCCGCCCACCGACCTGACCTCAGTGCTCTGGTCCCGGTGCGTGAGGCGACCCCGGGCGGGGAGCCGGCGTGA
- a CDS encoding Lrp/AsnC family transcriptional regulator, translating to MAKKIQPDTGPVLDHIDQQLVALLEQDGRTPNATLAREVGVAESTCLVRVRLLRERGVIRGIHADIDPAMVGRPVQAMIAVRFGGHRRTHFEDFREQVPKLPGVIGAFHVSGATDYFVHVACESADALRDFVLDHLTNRPGVLHAETALIFDTLKGESSLGNLDEPTPGADPQE from the coding sequence ATGGCGAAGAAGATTCAGCCCGACACCGGCCCCGTCCTGGACCACATCGACCAGCAGCTGGTCGCCCTCCTCGAGCAGGACGGTCGGACACCGAACGCGACACTGGCGCGCGAGGTCGGCGTGGCCGAGTCCACCTGCCTGGTCCGGGTGCGCCTGCTGCGCGAGCGCGGCGTGATCCGCGGCATCCACGCGGACATTGACCCAGCGATGGTGGGTCGTCCGGTGCAGGCGATGATCGCGGTGCGGTTCGGGGGTCACCGACGCACGCACTTCGAGGACTTCCGCGAGCAGGTGCCCAAGCTGCCGGGCGTGATCGGGGCCTTCCACGTCAGCGGCGCCACCGACTATTTCGTCCACGTGGCCTGCGAGTCGGCCGACGCCCTGCGCGACTTCGTGCTCGACCACCTGACCAACCGGCCCGGTGTGCTGCACGCTGAGACCGCGCTGATCTTCGACACGCTCAAGGGCGAGAGCAGCCTCGGCAACCTGGACGAGCCCACCCCAGGAGCGGACCCCCAGGAGTGA
- a CDS encoding trans-sulfuration enzyme family protein, whose protein sequence is MSFDTEAVHAAREDLTALGVHVPPIDLSTTYPVGDVETGGASYENLATGGTPTPGDSLVYQRLWNPTVARFEEALARLEGAQEAVAFGSGMAALSATLLATVAAGKPHVVAVRPLYGGSDHVLATGLLGTRVTWAEPDGIAAAIESDTGLVIVETPANPTLDLVDLSAVAAQAGDVPVVVDNTFATPVLQRPVEHGATIVLHSATKFLGGHGDIMAGAIATTSEWASRIRGVRALTGGVLHPVAAYQLHRGLQTLPTRVRAQQDNAQVVAHWLGKQDGVTRVFHPSIKGCDPAGLVGRQMSGCGAVLAFEVTSFEAASTVAQSCGLITHAVSLGGVDSLIQHPASLTHRPVAPEARPAASVLRLSVGLEDPADIIADLRRALQAARDVATESSDSRVPTESSVSSVSTESRERVLQQS, encoded by the coding sequence ATGTCGTTCGACACCGAGGCCGTGCACGCAGCACGCGAGGACCTGACCGCACTCGGCGTGCACGTCCCGCCCATCGACCTGTCCACCACCTATCCCGTGGGTGATGTGGAGACCGGTGGAGCGTCCTACGAGAACCTGGCCACCGGGGGCACCCCCACGCCTGGCGACAGCCTGGTCTATCAGCGGCTGTGGAACCCGACCGTGGCCCGCTTCGAGGAGGCCCTGGCCCGACTGGAGGGCGCGCAGGAGGCTGTCGCGTTCGGGTCCGGCATGGCGGCCCTGTCGGCCACCCTGCTGGCCACGGTCGCTGCCGGCAAACCCCACGTGGTGGCGGTGCGACCGCTCTACGGCGGATCCGACCACGTGTTGGCGACGGGACTCCTGGGCACCCGCGTCACCTGGGCCGAGCCAGACGGCATCGCCGCAGCGATCGAGTCCGACACCGGCCTGGTCATCGTGGAGACCCCGGCCAACCCCACCCTGGACCTCGTGGACCTCTCGGCCGTCGCCGCCCAGGCTGGAGACGTCCCGGTCGTGGTGGACAACACCTTCGCCACCCCGGTGCTGCAGCGACCGGTCGAGCACGGCGCGACGATCGTCCTGCACTCGGCCACCAAGTTCCTCGGCGGGCACGGCGACATCATGGCCGGCGCGATCGCCACCACCAGCGAGTGGGCCAGCCGCATCCGTGGGGTGCGCGCACTCACGGGCGGGGTCCTGCACCCGGTGGCCGCCTATCAGCTGCACCGCGGCCTGCAGACCCTGCCGACGCGCGTGCGTGCCCAGCAGGACAACGCCCAGGTCGTGGCCCACTGGCTGGGCAAGCAGGACGGCGTGACCCGGGTCTTCCACCCGAGCATCAAGGGGTGCGACCCGGCCGGCCTCGTGGGCCGTCAGATGAGCGGCTGCGGTGCCGTGCTCGCCTTTGAGGTGACCTCGTTCGAAGCCGCATCCACCGTCGCCCAGTCGTGCGGTCTCATCACGCATGCCGTGTCGCTGGGTGGCGTGGACAGCCTGATCCAGCACCCGGCGTCGCTGACCCACCGGCCGGTGGCCCCCGAGGCTCGACCCGCTGCCTCCGTGCTGCGGCTCTCGGTGGGGCTGGAGGATCCGGCGGACATCATCGCCGACCTGCGCCGCGCGCTCCAGGCCGCCCGTGACGTGGCCACCGAGTCCAGCGACTCCCGCGTGCCCACCGAGTCCAGCGTGTCCAGCGTGTCCACCGAATCCCGCGAGCGGGTCCTCCAGCAGAGTTGA